In a single window of the Sceloporus undulatus isolate JIND9_A2432 ecotype Alabama unplaced genomic scaffold, SceUnd_v1.1 scaffold_7277, whole genome shotgun sequence genome:
- the LOC121918267 gene encoding venom factor-like, with protein sequence MFSSPKESCSLLNNVEENVDLQIRVELACKPGVDYVYKAKLVRSEEENGYDNYFMKVLEVIKEGNNVHLIGNGTLDKEQEDLL encoded by the exons atgtttTCTTCTCCCAAAGAAAGCTGTTCCTTGCTCAACAATGTAGAAGAAAATGTTGACCTGCAGATACGAGTTGAATTGGCCTGCAAACCAGGAGTGGATTATG tgTACAAAGCCAAGCTGGTTCGAAGTGAAGAGGAAAATGGTTATGACAACTACTTCATGAAAGTTCTGGAAGTTATTAAAGAAGGTAACAATGTCCATCTTATAGGAAATGGCACACTAGATAAAGAGCAGGAAGATTTGCTCTGA